The Papaver somniferum cultivar HN1 chromosome 3, ASM357369v1, whole genome shotgun sequence genome includes a region encoding these proteins:
- the LOC113358380 gene encoding basic leucine zipper 23-like, whose product MDDGEVEFSNQLLNMDNELPSSRCFFQGDAHASTHTHICNPPGPDSSHSHTCIRTKIRPVPTGDKVSTDDTAESAETKSKKRPSGNREAVRKYREKKKAREASLEDEVVRLRAINQQLMPRLQGQAALEAEVARLKCLLVDIRGRIEGEIGSFPYRKPTKSIHGTPRIIPPSNLLGVYEMNNCDLWCDDKTYCTHPGLDNVVTQEIGVLNNKGCGPCDVRYGQCVGNTNISNEELPDCGQTKGILGTPQNMPPSNLLEANLCDLRCDNQVDCMHPGLDYVGTDGLDNVGTGETGGEVDCASPHWNMNDCSMDFLNEFPFLRDNNAYTHTHICNPAGPDSSHTHTCIRSHTKVLPAPTGDKVVWCNPAMPAVELD is encoded by the exons ATGGATGATGGAGAGGTAGAATTTTCAAATCAGTTATTAAATATGGATAATGAACTCCCAAGCAGTCGCTGCTTTTTCCAGGGAGATGCTCATGCATCAACCCATACACATATTTGCAATCCTCCTGGTCCAGATTCCTCTCACTCACATACTTGTATCCGTACCAAAATCCGTCCTGTCCCAACTGGAGATAAGGTAAGTACTGATGATACAGCAGAGTCTGCTGAAACAAAATCCAAAAAACGCCCATCTGGTAATCGGGAAGCAGTTCGTAAATACCGTGAAAAAAAGAAGGCTCGAGAAGCTTCATTGGAGGATGAAGTTGTTAGGTTGAGAGCCATTAATCAGCAACTGATGCCAAGGCTACAAGGTCAAGCTGCCCTTGAGGCAGAGGTTGCTAGGTTGAAGTGTTTGCTTGTGGACATTCGAGGAAGGATTGAAGGGGAAATTGGATCATTTCCTTATAGGAAACCCACCAAGAGTATACATGGGACTCCACGGATCATTCCACCCTCTAACTTGCTTGGGGTGTATGAGATGAACAACTGTGATCTTTGGTGTGATGATAAGACTTATTGCACGCATCCTGGATTGGATAATGTGGTTACTCAGGAAATTGGTGTACTCAACAATAAAGGATGTGGGCCTTGTGATGTCAGATATGGGCAGTGTGTTGGGAATACCAATATATCAAACGAAGAGCTTCCAGATTGTGGACAAACCAAGGGTATACTTGGGACTCCACAGAACATGCCACCCTCTAACTTGCTTGAGGCGAATCTGTGCGATCTTCGATGTGATAATCAGGTTGATTGTATGCATCCTGGGTTGGATTATGTGGGTACTGACGGATTGGATAATGTGGGTACTGGTGAAACTGGTGGAGAGGTAGATTGTGCAAGCCCACACTGGAATATGAATGATTGCTCAATGGATTTTTTGAATGAGTTTCCATTCCTGAGAGATAATAATGCCTACACCCATACCCATATATGCAACCCAGCTGGACCAGATTCCTCTCACACACATACTTGTATCCGCTCCCACACCAAAGTTCTTCCCGCCCCAACTGGAGATAAG GTGGTATGGTGTAACCCAGCGATGCCAGCCGTCGAACTAGACTGA
- the LOC113360500 gene encoding uncharacterized protein LOC113360500: protein MRSRLDPIFSEFLIRIGDGTEPYVVDNMVKLPDDIVMKWEGEKSVEKLIDEVFPELGKNASDKSYMSQRALITPKNDIVEKLNQKVINIFPGDEVVYHSFDMAKDDPNNLWTEDFLNTIDPGGLPPHRLILKIGASIIPLRNLDPSYGLCNGMRLLCRGLYRKFIDAEIVIGSCSGLRFLIRWIPMEPPKDVILPFKFVRKKFSVRAGFALTINKAQGQTIPHVGIYLPEPVFSHG, encoded by the coding sequence ATGCGTTCAAGGTTAGACCCTATCTTCTCAGAATTCTTGATACGGATTGGTGATGGGACTGAGCCATATGTCGTCGATAACATGGTGAAACTACCAGATGACATTGTAATGAAATGGGAAGGTGAGAAATCTGTTGAGAAATTAATTGATGAGGTTTTTCCAGAGCTCGGAAAGAATGCAAGTGATAAAAGTTACATGAGTCAGAGGGCCTTGATAACACCAAAGAATGATATCGTTGAAAAGCTCAACCAGAAAGTTATCAATATCTTTCCAGGAGATGAGGTAGTTTATCATTCTTTTGACATGGCTAAAGATGACCCCAACAATTTGTGGaccgaagattttcttaacactATTGATCCAGGTGGATTGCCTCCTCACAGGCTTATACTCAAGATAGGTGCTTCGATAATTCCTTTGAGGAATCTTGATCCCAGTTATGGTCTTTGCAACGGCATGAGGTTATTATGTAGAGGTTTGTATAGAAAATTCATTGATGCGGAGATCGTTATCGGTAGTTGTTCTGGGCTCAGGTTCTTGATTCGATGGATACCCATGGAACCTCCCAAAGATGTGATACTCCCATTCAAGTTCGTTCGCAAGAAATTTTCAGTTCGTGCGGGTTTTGCACTTACGATAAACAAGGCACAAGGGCAGACAATACCACATGTTGGTATTTATCTACCGGAACCGGTGTTTAGTCACGGATAA